The genomic window gttctcatgacaatgacaataaagtttctgattctgattctgattctgattcaaatAACAGGAGGCATCCTTTCCGCAATAAGTCGCAGTCTGACTTAGACCAACTGCAATCATTCTCAGACTGACTGTCAAATCTGAAGGTTTGCAAAATAACTTGTCTAATTTATGAAGGCGGACAGATCACCAACATGTGACCATCAGTCTGAACGAGTCTGTGTCAGTGAGCATGACTTGAGGGGACTTGAATCAACAGGCTGCTAGCTGGTTGTACTTTAGTTACATTCCTATAGAACATGAAGGCTAATATCAtattagaaaatgtgaaaaatcccAATAATATTATATCGTGGTGTGTCTGATGATTCCCACTTCTCACTATTAAACACACTTTTCATGCCTGTGCTCCCAGGTTATTTAATTACATCAAagacataacaacaacaataattattatttttcatttaataaaaaaaattatataatgctaaagagctttaaaagaaagagaaaaacccggaaaaacaaacaaacctttaaGTTACCCGGATTTGTTTTACAGGGTCAGTAAACGAATGAATGAGATATTGGGTGTTCCAACTTTctgttaaacaaacaaacaaacatcattaCAGTCTTAATGAATTACCCTAATTAAATCCATTGCTTAACCCCTTGAACTACGCAGTAGACCAAACTAATGCACCTTATATTCattgtatgttaaaaatgtatttaatgagccataatttaataataatggaaacATAGTTGCTATCCCAGGAGGAAGTCTTATTACTTCAGCGGACTCTGAATGCTGGCTGCTGCtccttgctgttgtttttaggCTATAATGACACGGGATATAGAAACCTTAAATCAAAGACATAACAGACACCATATAAATCAACTCTGAAATTGCATAAACTGTACAGCTGTGCTCGGTAATGTCCTGATGACCACTCGTCCTGGGACAGATGTTTTTACACTCCTGTCTAGACTGGAGTGtagccacacgcacacacaccaacGATAACACCACATCACGATTAAACCATCTTAACAAACAGCGATGAAGCAGTTATCACACCAAGATCTCGTGAATTCTCTTATCAGATTTCTGTCATTCCTTTCAAGATGTTCTCCAGTCTGAAAAACTGGAAGTGACCCACCTTCCAGCAGCTTGCGGACCGCTGCTTTGTGGCCAGCTCCCCCTGCGTGGCTGGTAAGGGCAGCCTCGCCCATCGTCTGAAGTTTGATTGATTTGCAACAGGCCCTGCATCGGGCAAAATGAATGTCCTGGACGTCCTTAACCAGCCAGTCCTTGTAAACATCCTTTGCGAGCCAGGAATCTTGGAATTTACATTTGCCAGGCATAGCTAGCTCTAAAAGTTAGCTGGACCGCTACCTCCCAGCCTGGAGCAACCTCTTACCTTATGTACTGCCTCGTGATGCGTTCACGTGTTCTGCGAGGATTTGAAGACACGTTTACGCTGTTGCGCATGTATCTTTTGGCATTAGGTTACAAAATATCGTGAAAACGTTATAATTTAAACGCTGAGATAATTAACATGACTTTCCAGTTATGTACCCCAAATCCCACCGAAGTAGGCAACGCAGTAGAATCAGAGTGCCTGAATTTCATCACTACAGGTGCAGCTGTGGAATTAAAATGATAATAACGGCTTTTTGTATAAAGAAGTGGGTGTAAAAGCGCTTTGAAACTTCTTAGTAGGTATCCtggtattttaaaatcaatgcCTGCGACTGAGGCTACTGACTGAGTTTTATCGAACATCCTTAAACGCAGCATAACATAGAAGGCTGTCCCTCACGTGCACAGAGTTCACCAATAAAAATACGATTAAACTCCTACTAGCCAATCAGCGTTGAGAAAGCCGGTAGTCCAGCTTGATTGGTTGAAACCCGGCAAGAACGACTGTACAGAAACACATGGGTACCAGACTAATAATGATCTTATAACGTTTCTGAACAGTTTCCTGCATTGGGAGCGTGTGTAAGTAGGCACGTCGAGATATTATTGTTTACCTGTTAAAGTTTTCTGCCGTTCGATATCTTATTCCTTTCCAAATAAGACAAGAAGAACTCCTCCTGTTAGCTTGTTTTGCTAATCATAAGGGTAATCTTCACTCAGCATTAGACTTTAGTAAatacaacagcagactgcacTACCCGGAGTCTCGGCATGCTTTACAAGTACGATTTGTAAGTTAAAACTGCATATCTTCCCTTCATAATGGTCTTAATTTTTCGGCTGCTCTCTTTAGGGGTCGCCAAAGCGGGTCATCTGTCTGTATTGCACCGTATCCCCGTCATGTGCCTTTGTTGACCGCAGTTAATCTTTAAGTGATGGAGACGGTGGCCCTGGTTGCTCCAGTTACAGCTTTAGAGTTCCTTCAGGATGCGTTTCTAATTAAAGGTTAGTGTTCAACATATAAGATAAGCAAGTAGTTATTCTTGTGatgctctgctgtgtttttccaCAGTGCTCCTATATTAACTGCATTTTTGTTACAAGTTCTTTATTGTTAAACTTTAACTTATTCAGAACTTCTTCATTTTGTATCTGTGCCACATTCTCTTTGTAACTCTGGTTGCTGTAATGGTTAGCTTGAACTTTAGAGTTCCAAATTTTGTACATTATTGcacaatacaaacacacacaactttTCTTTCATGGCAGGTGAGGGTCCGGTCTTGTCGGTGTACAGACTCAAGCCTCGCCCTAAAGCCTGTGCCTCATTGAGCATTCTCCATCATTACCGGATTCATGGAATAAGACCTAGAAGGTGGGAAGCTGAGCCACCACGGAGTGCCGGTTAGTATAAGCTGTTAGTATGAgctgtttcttgttttgtttgattgtttttactATATGTTAATATGTCGAGAAAATTATTTACAGAGCAATACGAAAGTGAAAGAAAGGCAAGTCTGGAACCAAGAATGGGTTCTCAGCTATGATAAAAGTTAAAGTATAAGCAGTTAAAGGTATGCTTGCAGGTGTTAGATTAAATTGAGGATATACAGTATACATATTATCTTTATTAGACAATTATTTATTGCGTATTAAAAGTCTTTATTCACGTAAAGCCTCCAGCTATTTTTGctctaatttttttaaattttaatatacatacatttttttgcTCTTATTCACCAGCACTGAGCACTACAGAGCCAAATGTCTGCGACCTTGCAGTATTTGGAGGCAAAGCTGTGAGGCTTGTAAGGTTCCGTGTGGAGGATGGGGAGCATCTTCGCCTGGAGGTCCTGGGTCCCCTCATGGAGCTACAGGACTGGGCTCTGGATGTCCGCTGGCTCTCTGGAGGCAAACAGCCACTGCTGTGTGTGGCTCTTGCTCATAATAGTGCTCTTCTCTTGGATGTCACAAAAGGAAATGCCGTGGTGCAGCGTTCCTGTCTGGAGGGGTGTTTGCTGTACTCTGCTCTCCTTCTGGTTCATGAATCCTGGGTGGATACTGTCATAGTTGGAGGGACTGTGTTCAATCAGCTGGTTCTCTGGAAACCAGGAGACAAAAGTGGCAATCCTGAAAACAAAGCTCCAATTGAAAGGCGTCTACTGGGCCACACTGGGGTCATCTTCAGTATCTCTTACCTCCAGGAGAAAGGATATTTAGCTTCAGCCTCTGATGACCGCAGTGTACGGGTGTGGGGTGTTGGCACTTTAGGTGGGCCTGAAGGTAAATGTGGGGACTTGAACCCAGTTTGTTTAAGGATCCTATATGGACATCAGGCCAGGGTGTTCTCAGTCCGTCTCTCATTAGGGAATATCTTCAGCGCTGGGGAAGATGGCACCTGTTTAGTCTGGGACTGGGCTGGAAGCGGGAAGGTGGTTCGCACGTTGAAGGGACACCGAGCAGGGGGTGTTCGTGCACTGGCAGTCAGTGAGGGAAAGGATGCGAGCTGGGTGGCTACAGGAGGGGCGGATGGAGGGGTAAGGTTGTGGAGAGTGGAGGGCAATGAGAAGAAGGAGTGTCTAGAGGAGGAGACAGTGACAGAGAAACTGACCGACCTGAAATTTCCTGGTCAAGGCCTGCCTAAAGTTGTTTGCTTAGCAGGAGAAGAGGATGGTAGTACAAGCTGGAGTCAGTGTAAGCCTGTAGTTTGCACTGACAAAGGAATAGTTTACCAATATAGTGTTGGGAAGTGGGAAGTAGTGTGGAATGGGACTCCAGAGTTTCAGTCCTACTGTGTGATGGAAACGATAACTATCACTGTGAAGGAGTCGACAACCAAAGTTGATTTGTGTGCTGTGGGAAACCTCAGTGGGTGCTTACAGATCTTTCCCATGTCTCATCCTCAGTCTGGAATTCTGCTTACATGTGGATCAGGGAAGATCCATAGTCTTATTTGGCAGAAGGAAAAAGAGCGTGCGTATTTGTTAGCTTCAGGTGCTGAAGGGCGTGTCTATCGCTGGTGTGTAGAGACAAAATTCAATGAAACCTGTTCTTTAGCTCTCAGCATCACTGCTCTACCTTCTTTCCTCCTCCCCTCTTGCGCTAAGCGCTGGCTTACAGCTGCAGTGCGCCTCCAGCGCAGGTCAAGGGAGGTGCTTTGGGTGTGTGGAGACAGGAGAGGATCCCTGCTTCTGTTTCAGGAAAGAGAAAactcaaagcaaagaaaaggagatGGTGAGGAAACAAATGAAGAATTACTGACAGATGGTAAACAAGGTGACGATGAGGAAGGTGGGCCTGAGGGAGAGGGGAAAGGCAAGATGGAGAATGAAGGAAGCAAAGAGGTGCATGACCTTTTGCTGCATCCTCTGAGCTGTCTGTTTGGGGTGCACGGGAAACAAGGTGTAACCTCAGTGTATGAGTACCAAGGCTTGTTCTATAGCACTGGCAGGGACGGCTGTGTTAGAGTTTTCAGTGTGCGTCCATCGTCACCAAAGAATCTTGAGGAAAGTAGAGAAGATAACGCTGCGGAAACAAGTGAAATGAATGAAGAAAGGCTTCAGCTGGAGGTTCTCAGGGTCCAGCGTGCCTGCAAAGGAATGGAGTGGCTGGAGAGGATTTTAATTCTCGAACCTGAAAAAGAagttgaggaggaagaggtcACCGAG from Astatotilapia calliptera chromosome 20, fAstCal1.2, whole genome shotgun sequence includes these protein-coding regions:
- the wdr6 gene encoding tRNA (34-2'-O)-methyltransferase regulator WDR6 — translated: METVALVAPVTALEFLQDAFLIKGEGPVLSVYRLKPRPKACASLSILHHYRIHGIRPRRWEAEPPRSAALSTTEPNVCDLAVFGGKAVRLVRFRVEDGEHLRLEVLGPLMELQDWALDVRWLSGGKQPLLCVALAHNSALLLDVTKGNAVVQRSCLEGCLLYSALLLVHESWVDTVIVGGTVFNQLVLWKPGDKSGNPENKAPIERRLLGHTGVIFSISYLQEKGYLASASDDRSVRVWGVGTLGGPEGKCGDLNPVCLRILYGHQARVFSVRLSLGNIFSAGEDGTCLVWDWAGSGKVVRTLKGHRAGGVRALAVSEGKDASWVATGGADGGVRLWRVEGNEKKECLEEETVTEKLTDLKFPGQGLPKVVCLAGEEDGSTSWSQCKPVVCTDKGIVYQYSVGKWEVVWNGTPEFQSYCVMETITITVKESTTKVDLCAVGNLSGCLQIFPMSHPQSGILLTCGSGKIHSLIWQKEKERAYLLASGAEGRVYRWCVETKFNETCSLALSITALPSFLLPSCAKRWLTAAVRLQRRSREVLWVCGDRRGSLLLFQERENSKQRKGDGEETNEELLTDGKQGDDEEGGPEGEGKGKMENEGSKEVHDLLLHPLSCLFGVHGKQGVTSVYEYQGLFYSTGRDGCVRVFSVRPSSPKNLEESREDNAAETSEMNEERLQLEVLRVQRACKGMEWLERILILEPEKEVEEEEVTEECEELYNKEHQLTEQVEVKGEEAEEERFREVEKEGREARFVIVGFHAVHFVVWDPVRQERLLAVPCGGGHRSWSLWPSHKGIWLGYGALVFIKQGAVLASQPPGEAVGWDGKTGRAGGTGLKDGVHGRGIGCVCRLGRITDFGNRNQANHWELVVTGGEDTSLSVLAVHPFSGNIKVLSVITDHISSIRTVTAIVRPEGGSESQSKPLSALLVSAGGRAQIQVYRLLIVWDGQRLAPSCQVIQVASHRLDKEWERRRNRHKMVKMDPETRYMSATVVDEEVNRVLVALSCSDGAVRLFSVNEAKGQIDLLWETFYHQRCVLSVATCSLEDDKGNRYKLLFSAATDGKIAVWNLTDSLSSSTDNSSCAATSPVPCLDVPAHQSGINSLAVWAEKMGQQQGSCLVTVASGGDDGQLTVSTIGVQHSEGGKIGSQVGFSQISESQPLLQKQLQCPDRLQIHLHSQCQISLAHAAPLTALKVLRPDLLVSTSSDQRVCLWKVCSNSISHYGAMCSHVADAAGLAVWESEEGNQKVKIGFESEQENAGRLKRDKETADEKSSKEPVEVESETGDPVSKTTGEKEETGTSPRNQPENDCVGKPVSAVKPETGLRERWERWALVCGQGFQLLRVKNPEMDAEKNGEKGKLDERIKVTLQEK